From a region of the Methanolobus tindarius DSM 2278 genome:
- a CDS encoding MarR family transcriptional regulator: MDALEEIFGKTAQMTVLKNLIAHKEESTYLSGIADETGLSHSSVARVITPLIKSDIVIEKPLGKQIRTFRLNLENEKTKLILDFYDRLNKM; the protein is encoded by the coding sequence ATGGACGCGCTGGAAGAGATATTTGGAAAAACTGCCCAGATGACGGTATTAAAAAACCTCATCGCACATAAGGAAGAATCAACTTATCTTTCCGGCATTGCAGATGAAACCGGTTTGTCACATTCCAGTGTTGCAAGAGTCATAACTCCACTTATCAAAAGTGACATTGTAATTGAAAAACCACTTGGTAAGCAAATAAGGACTTTCAGGCTTAATCTTGAAAATGAAAAAACAAAGCTTATTCTTGATTTCTATGACCGTCTGAACAAAATGTAA
- a CDS encoding PAS domain-containing sensor histidine kinase, giving the protein MIAKKDTWNEEKSEQDDHNLVKELNKKIVNLTKQLEFTESKLKETEEFYSERLNNLNDVLFSVDTEGLFTYINPAIENITGYTIEEVLGTHFTKHVHPDDICGLLEDIEKTVSGEHKPYMFRIVKKDGNISYVHTTSRPIIKDGEFKGINGLMVDIARLKQVEVRLKEERDRAQNYLDIVGVIIVAIDTEGNIKLINKRGCEIFGCEECKIISNNWFELAYPDELKERWKKDYNKFILGKDPFKPYFEARIMTKEGERIFAWHNIAMKDEYGNVTGVLSSGNDITERKKAEQALVFAKLISENASRTKRQFLSNISHELRTPLNLIIGYSDLLHEDYVGTTSKEQKEYLEVVKRSGNRLLLLLNSMIELSAIEEGKIELDIKEFSVPVIIKDIKNSTLPMAKKKHIDLQFCIDEDIKTIKADKNKFKTVLYNLINNAIKFTDECGNIEVNVAKEGQNLNVSVKDDGIGIEEENIEKLFQPFSQIDSSLNRKFEGAGLGLSIVKEFVEMNGGKVKVETEINKGSNFSFTIPINSDQILD; this is encoded by the coding sequence ATGATAGCAAAAAAAGATACATGGAATGAAGAAAAGAGTGAGCAAGATGATCACAATTTAGTAAAAGAGCTTAATAAAAAAATTGTGAATCTTACTAAACAACTGGAATTTACCGAATCAAAACTCAAAGAAACAGAAGAGTTCTATAGTGAAAGACTAAACAACCTCAACGATGTACTTTTTTCAGTCGATACTGAAGGATTATTCACATACATTAACCCAGCTATCGAAAACATAACAGGTTATACTATAGAAGAAGTTCTGGGTACACATTTTACAAAACACGTACATCCCGATGATATCTGCGGTCTGCTTGAGGATATTGAGAAAACAGTCTCCGGTGAACATAAGCCATATATGTTCAGGATAGTCAAAAAAGATGGAAATATCAGCTATGTCCACACCACATCCAGGCCAATAATAAAGGATGGGGAATTCAAAGGGATTAATGGCCTGATGGTTGATATCGCACGGCTCAAACAGGTTGAAGTCAGACTGAAAGAAGAAAGAGACCGGGCACAGAATTATCTTGACATTGTAGGCGTGATTATAGTAGCCATTGATACTGAAGGTAATATCAAACTGATAAATAAGAGAGGATGCGAAATATTCGGATGTGAAGAATGTAAAATCATCTCAAACAACTGGTTTGAGCTCGCATATCCTGATGAATTAAAAGAACGGTGGAAAAAAGATTATAATAAATTTATTCTGGGTAAAGATCCATTCAAACCCTATTTTGAAGCACGTATTATGACAAAAGAAGGGGAGAGAATATTTGCATGGCATAACATTGCCATGAAAGATGAATACGGAAATGTAACAGGAGTATTATCGTCAGGCAATGACATCACTGAAAGGAAGAAAGCCGAACAGGCACTTGTTTTTGCCAAGCTGATATCTGAAAATGCAAGCCGTACCAAAAGACAGTTCCTTTCAAATATAAGTCATGAACTACGAACACCCCTTAATCTCATAATTGGATACTCTGATCTTTTACATGAAGACTATGTCGGGACAACAAGCAAAGAGCAAAAAGAGTATCTGGAAGTTGTCAAAAGAAGTGGAAACAGGTTACTTCTTCTTCTCAATTCAATGATAGAGCTGTCAGCAATCGAAGAAGGAAAAATCGAACTGGATATTAAAGAGTTTTCAGTACCTGTTATAATCAAAGACATAAAGAATTCCACACTTCCAATGGCAAAGAAAAAGCATATAGATCTGCAGTTTTGCATAGATGAAGACATAAAGACAATAAAGGCCGATAAGAACAAGTTCAAGACTGTTCTCTACAACCTGATAAATAATGCCATTAAATTTACTGATGAATGTGGAAACATTGAAGTAAACGTAGCCAAAGAAGGCCAGAATCTTAACGTTTCTGTTAAAGATGATGGTATTGGGATTGAAGAAGAAAATATCGAAAAGTTGTTCCAGCCATTTTCACAAATTGACTCGTCGCTTAATCGCAAATTCGAAGGAGCAGGGCTTGGCCTCAGTATTGTAAAAGAATTCGTAGAAATGAATGGCGGAAAAGTGAAAGTGGAAACCGAGATCAATAAGGGAAGTAATTTCAGTTTTACTATTCCAATTAACAGTGATCAAATATTAGACTGA
- a CDS encoding translation initiation factor IF-2 subunit alpha — MDDNNWPESGDFVVCTVKNVTDFGAYTTLEEFGGKEGFIHISEIKAGWVKYVRDHVREGQKVVCKVLNVDSSRRHIDLSLKDVNEHQKRAKIQDWKNEQKAFKWLQFVSEETGTSKDEMDKIKPKLLESFGSLYSAFEEAAISGEDAFNDVKMKKKIVTSIVKVAQSNIKLPFVDIAGYIDLNCYLPDGIEIIKMALEAGNKIEEEGVKIDISYTGAPRYRIKVIAPDYKKAESVLKKSSKAAIDTIEKLGGKGEFHRHNDTVKA, encoded by the coding sequence ATGGATGATAACAACTGGCCTGAAAGCGGGGATTTTGTTGTCTGTACTGTAAAGAATGTTACTGATTTCGGTGCATACACAACCCTTGAAGAATTCGGTGGAAAAGAAGGTTTTATCCACATATCCGAGATTAAGGCCGGATGGGTCAAATACGTAAGAGACCATGTGCGCGAAGGACAAAAGGTAGTCTGCAAAGTTCTTAATGTAGACTCCTCACGTCGCCACATAGACCTGTCCCTTAAAGATGTCAACGAGCACCAGAAACGTGCAAAGATTCAGGACTGGAAGAACGAGCAGAAGGCTTTCAAATGGCTTCAGTTCGTTTCAGAGGAAACAGGAACCAGCAAGGATGAGATGGATAAAATCAAACCGAAATTGCTGGAAAGTTTTGGCAGTCTTTATTCTGCATTCGAAGAAGCAGCCATTAGTGGCGAAGATGCTTTTAACGATGTCAAAATGAAGAAAAAGATTGTCACTAGCATTGTAAAGGTTGCTCAGAGCAATATTAAACTGCCATTTGTAGACATCGCCGGATACATCGACCTCAATTGTTACCTGCCTGATGGAATAGAGATCATTAAAATGGCTCTTGAAGCAGGAAATAAAATTGAGGAGGAAGGAGTAAAGATAGACATCAGTTATACTGGTGCACCAAGATACAGAATCAAGGTTATTGCCCCTGACTACAAGAAAGCTGAATCCGTGCTGAAAAAGTCTTCAAAAGCAGCTATTGATACTATTGAAAAGCTTGGTGGAAAAGGCGAATTCCACAGGCATAACGACACCGTTAAGGCGTGA
- a CDS encoding response regulator: MQAENISGKILSLMEENPEITVTAISEKLSISEDKVEEILKSMSDTRQKVLIVDDEMDALISLKVALEAEGYNVAEAKDGHEAIDKVHSELPDAILLDLMIPGIDGFEVCRQLKSDDMYRHIPVIMLTARGEIDDKVEGIELGADDYVTKPFNLKELKARVKMVLRRQDV, from the coding sequence ATGCAAGCAGAAAACATTAGTGGAAAGATTCTTTCACTCATGGAGGAGAATCCGGAAATAACTGTAACGGCGATTTCTGAAAAGTTATCAATATCGGAAGATAAAGTAGAGGAAATTCTTAAAAGTATGTCTGATACGAGGCAGAAGGTCCTTATTGTTGATGATGAGATGGATGCCCTGATTTCCCTGAAAGTTGCTCTGGAAGCTGAAGGCTATAATGTTGCTGAAGCAAAAGATGGTCATGAAGCTATTGATAAAGTACATTCCGAACTACCTGATGCGATACTCCTGGACCTTATGATACCCGGTATAGATGGTTTTGAGGTTTGCAGGCAGTTAAAATCCGATGATATGTATCGTCATATTCCTGTTATCATGCTTACAGCCCGTGGTGAGATTGACGACAAGGTAGAAGGCATTGAACTTGGTGCAGATGACTACGTAACCAAGCCATTTAACCTGAAAGAACTTAAGGCACGTGTAAAGATGGTCCTGCGAAGGCAGGATGTCTGA
- a CDS encoding RNA-protein complex protein Nop10 codes for MGQKIYKCRNCGRYTLEAICSKCGSDTFRPQPARFSPQDPYGKYRRIARREGNL; via the coding sequence TTGGGACAGAAGATCTACAAATGCAGGAATTGTGGCAGATATACGTTGGAGGCTATCTGTTCGAAATGTGGCTCAGATACATTCAGGCCACAACCTGCAAGATTTTCCCCACAGGATCCATATGGCAAATACCGCAGGATAGCAAGAAGGGAGGGTAACCTGTGA
- a CDS encoding sensor domain-containing protein gives MSEVDVAIREFLMVAFRKQTYLNILYLLFSFPLGTAYFIFLVTGLSFGFGLLLVWVGIPVILLIFLAWWEIASFERQMAIWLLGTEIPSMYSQSLYGGSILQRFIKRVKSPVTWKSLIFLLIKFPLGIFSLVLMIVLLSLTLTMLFTPVLYLLGVSEVNSVFEAFIVSLAGMFVGFVSLHVLNLLATISGSFARLMLSSSEKQL, from the coding sequence ATGTCAGAGGTAGATGTTGCTATTCGGGAATTTTTAATGGTTGCTTTCAGGAAGCAGACCTATCTGAATATTCTCTATCTCCTGTTTTCCTTTCCTCTGGGTACTGCCTACTTTATATTTTTGGTAACAGGCTTATCCTTTGGCTTTGGCCTGCTGCTTGTATGGGTAGGGATTCCTGTTATTTTGCTAATATTCCTGGCATGGTGGGAGATTGCATCATTTGAACGACAAATGGCTATCTGGTTATTGGGAACTGAGATTCCTTCAATGTATTCACAATCTCTTTATGGAGGTAGTATTCTTCAAAGATTTATAAAGAGGGTAAAGAGTCCGGTTACCTGGAAATCTCTTATATTCCTGCTGATAAAGTTCCCTCTGGGGATATTCTCACTGGTGCTTATGATAGTACTATTGAGCCTCACTCTTACAATGCTTTTTACTCCTGTGCTCTATTTACTTGGTGTGAGTGAGGTTAATTCGGTCTTTGAAGCATTTATTGTTTCACTTGCAGGCATGTTTGTGGGTTTTGTGTCTTTGCACGTGCTGAACTTGCTGGCTACAATATCAGGTAGTTTTGCAAGACTAATGCTGAGCAGTTCTGAAAAACAATTATAA
- a CDS encoding sensor histidine kinase, whose amino-acid sequence MKTNIEVRSVVEEQYQNQQLLLTRHVASSIEQTLNERVSLLEVIAKKDSGVPDDNFESDLRSVYDIAGLFYVVEYVAENGTIVSGYPEESVPIGFNLFEHGQSRAFEYVNETGEVYITDPLKLMEGNYGSFIWVPVYEENVFRGAFIAIIKETDLKDRYVVESNSSSYAYLIDERGRILYEGNQEYERGALYADVFGSDASGLQEIIADQVNGFEGNGKYFLLENGTIYEERLVSYYPIQWYNQKWSLALTSPSSEVDRLIVSVYLKLFIVAMVSVIFIIFVSSFLVIILYNWSKSLEKEVGVKTQELKESNESLRSANTKLKELDRLKTEFLSVVSHELKTPLTAMRTSSEFLRESDECDISIRRKMLDIIIRNIDRQSRMVDDLLDISRIESNRMKFHQETMDISKAIRCSLEMLSSNLKDKNMNVLVELPDDLSSVYTDKDKLVQVFVNLLNNAVKFSKNNGNIRIYAQEDGDFVRISVSDDGIGMSSDELDKIFDKFYQIDSTSTRKVGGSGLGLSIVKGIIEGQGGTISATSEPGNGSTFVFTLKKSM is encoded by the coding sequence ATGAAGACCAACATAGAGGTCAGGTCAGTTGTTGAGGAACAATATCAGAACCAGCAGTTGTTGCTTACAAGACATGTTGCCAGTAGTATAGAACAAACTCTCAATGAGAGGGTATCGCTTCTTGAAGTTATTGCCAAAAAAGATTCGGGTGTTCCTGATGACAATTTTGAATCGGACCTGAGGAGTGTTTATGATATTGCCGGCTTGTTCTATGTTGTGGAATATGTTGCGGAAAACGGTACGATTGTATCAGGTTATCCGGAAGAATCTGTTCCAATAGGTTTCAATCTTTTTGAACATGGGCAATCCCGTGCTTTTGAATATGTGAATGAGACCGGAGAGGTTTATATTACAGATCCTCTGAAACTCATGGAGGGAAATTACGGGTCTTTTATATGGGTTCCTGTTTATGAGGAAAATGTCTTCAGGGGAGCTTTTATTGCCATTATCAAAGAGACCGATCTGAAAGATCGGTATGTTGTTGAATCTAATTCTTCAAGTTACGCATATCTTATTGATGAGCGTGGAAGGATACTTTATGAAGGCAATCAGGAATATGAGCGAGGTGCTCTTTATGCAGATGTTTTTGGTTCCGATGCATCAGGATTACAGGAAATTATAGCAGACCAGGTTAATGGTTTTGAAGGTAATGGAAAATATTTCCTGCTTGAAAACGGAACTATATATGAAGAAAGACTTGTTTCCTATTATCCAATCCAGTGGTACAACCAGAAGTGGTCACTTGCACTGACAAGTCCTTCATCAGAAGTTGACCGCTTGATTGTTTCAGTTTACCTGAAGCTTTTTATTGTGGCAATGGTTTCGGTTATTTTCATTATTTTTGTAAGTTCATTCCTGGTTATCATTCTCTATAACTGGAGCAAGAGTCTTGAAAAAGAGGTGGGTGTGAAGACTCAGGAACTGAAAGAATCCAATGAATCACTGAGGTCTGCAAATACAAAGCTCAAAGAACTTGACCGCCTGAAAACAGAATTCCTCTCGGTTGTATCCCATGAACTAAAAACTCCCCTGACAGCCATGAGAACTTCCAGTGAGTTCCTGCGGGAAAGTGATGAATGTGATATTTCTATTCGAAGAAAAATGCTTGATATCATTATCAGGAATATTGACAGGCAGTCAAGAATGGTGGATGATCTACTGGACATATCAAGAATTGAATCCAACCGGATGAAATTCCATCAGGAAACTATGGACATCAGTAAAGCTATTCGTTGTTCGCTTGAAATGCTCTCTTCAAATCTCAAAGATAAAAACATGAACGTACTGGTTGAACTTCCTGATGATCTGTCATCAGTTTACACTGATAAAGATAAACTGGTTCAGGTTTTTGTAAATCTCCTGAACAATGCTGTAAAATTCAGTAAAAATAATGGTAATATCAGGATATATGCACAGGAAGATGGTGACTTTGTCAGGATAAGTGTTAGTGACGATGGAATTGGTATGAGTTCTGATGAGCTGGATAAAATATTTGACAAATTCTATCAGATAGACAGCACTTCTACCCGCAAAGTAGGTGGAAGCGGTCTTGGTCTTTCCATTGTAAAAGGTATAATTGAAGGTCAGGGTGGCACTATATCTGCTACAAGTGAACCTGGTAATGGCAGCACTTTTGTATTTACATTAAAAAAATCAATGTGA
- a CDS encoding PH domain-containing protein: MISKCTKERMREIEKVLGENEEIIDAVTGTVNGMLFGEKSDQLKGVLVLTPKRVLFHYKRKSGYYRSKMYPLEEISNIAFEKGILGANIQMQNSISSLKVTLIPLNENAEEFVRKTKLYISEIIRNKTCQVTGSHDTIEHIKKLSNLNKQGIITNEEFTAKKKQLLGI; the protein is encoded by the coding sequence ATGATAAGTAAATGTACAAAAGAGAGAATGAGAGAAATTGAAAAGGTACTGGGAGAAAATGAAGAGATCATTGATGCAGTAACCGGCACTGTAAATGGAATGCTTTTCGGGGAAAAATCAGATCAACTTAAAGGAGTACTCGTGCTTACACCTAAGAGAGTATTGTTCCACTACAAACGAAAAAGTGGATATTACAGATCTAAAATGTATCCGCTGGAAGAAATCAGCAACATCGCTTTTGAAAAAGGAATTCTGGGAGCAAACATACAAATGCAGAACAGTATTAGTAGCCTCAAAGTCACACTTATTCCCTTAAATGAAAATGCCGAAGAATTTGTCAGGAAGACAAAATTATACATAAGTGAAATAATCCGCAACAAAACGTGTCAGGTCACAGGTAGTCATGACACAATAGAACATATCAAGAAGTTATCCAATCTGAACAAACAAGGAATTATAACAAACGAAGAATTCACTGCAAAGAAAAAACAACTTCTTGGAATATGA
- a CDS encoding TIGR00375 family protein, protein MLINADLHLHSRYSMACSNKMELPVMAEEAAKKGIDLVATGDCTHPLWLKEIKKASIDDEAIAIGKTNFIITTEIEDSSRVHHLLLLPSISKAEELAENISKYCNLAADGRPTVRLNGCEIAEIAKDIEALIGPCHAFTPWTALYAYHDSLKSCYGDMTDYISFLELGLSADSDYADRIEELHRLTFLSNSDAHSPWSNKLAREFNQINVPEPSFEGLRKAILREEGYGVTYNAGFYPQEGKYNESACIKCYTHYTLEQCQELKWKCNNCGGLIKKGVKDRVNELADFDTPKHPQYRPPYIHLMPLSEIIMTALGHASINTKGVQTAWNGLMELYGNELNVLLNAEIDDMAFLDKRISNAILAFREKKLIVHPGGGGQYGHIAIPEETDTKEEIAPKKSQSSLFDF, encoded by the coding sequence ATGTTAATCAATGCCGACCTTCACCTGCATTCCAGATATTCGATGGCTTGTTCGAATAAAATGGAACTGCCAGTAATGGCAGAAGAAGCAGCGAAAAAAGGCATAGACTTGGTTGCAACGGGAGATTGCACCCATCCCCTTTGGCTTAAGGAAATCAAGAAAGCATCAATTGATGATGAAGCGATAGCCATTGGAAAAACTAATTTTATAATCACTACTGAAATAGAGGATAGCAGCCGCGTTCACCACCTGTTATTGCTGCCCTCAATATCTAAAGCTGAAGAGCTTGCAGAGAATATCAGCAAGTACTGTAACCTTGCAGCAGACGGCCGCCCGACTGTAAGACTCAACGGATGTGAGATAGCCGAGATTGCAAAAGACATTGAAGCGCTCATTGGCCCATGCCATGCATTTACTCCATGGACAGCACTTTATGCATATCACGATTCATTGAAAAGCTGTTACGGAGATATGACAGACTACATTTCATTCCTTGAACTTGGGCTCAGTGCTGACAGCGACTATGCTGACAGAATCGAGGAACTGCACAGACTTACTTTTCTCTCAAATTCGGATGCACATTCGCCCTGGTCTAACAAACTGGCAAGAGAGTTCAACCAGATAAATGTCCCGGAACCATCTTTTGAAGGACTGCGGAAAGCTATACTCAGGGAAGAAGGATATGGAGTAACATACAATGCAGGTTTCTATCCGCAGGAAGGAAAATACAATGAATCTGCCTGTATTAAATGCTATACACATTATACTCTGGAACAATGCCAGGAACTTAAATGGAAATGCAACAACTGCGGCGGCCTTATTAAGAAAGGTGTAAAGGACAGAGTAAATGAGCTGGCCGATTTTGACACTCCGAAACATCCGCAGTATAGGCCTCCTTACATACACTTGATGCCTCTTTCTGAAATAATAATGACTGCACTGGGGCATGCCAGCATTAATACTAAAGGAGTACAGACTGCATGGAACGGCCTGATGGAACTATATGGCAATGAACTCAATGTCCTCCTGAATGCAGAAATTGATGACATGGCATTCCTTGACAAACGCATTTCAAATGCAATACTTGCCTTTCGGGAAAAGAAACTTATAGTCCACCCAGGTGGCGGCGGTCAATACGGTCATATCGCGATACCGGAAGAAACTGATACTAAAGAAGAAATTGCTCCGAAAAAAAGCCAGAGTTCCCTTTTTGACTTTTAA
- a CDS encoding 50S ribosomal protein L44e: MRIPKRFRTHCPSCKKHTEHVVERVKKGKASTLTRIERQKKRQTGIGNSGKFSKVPGGDKPTKRIWLRYRCTECNKAHQRPCFRAKKFDFAE, from the coding sequence ATGAGGATTCCAAAGAGATTCAGAACACACTGCCCTTCATGCAAAAAACATACAGAGCATGTTGTTGAAAGAGTAAAGAAGGGTAAGGCATCAACACTTACACGTATCGAAAGACAGAAGAAACGCCAGACAGGAATTGGAAACAGTGGAAAGTTCTCAAAGGTTCCTGGAGGAGACAAGCCAACAAAGAGAATATGGCTCAGGTACAGGTGCACAGAATGTAACAAGGCACACCAGAGACCATGTTTCAGGGCAAAGAAATTCGATTTCGCAGAGTGA
- the priS gene encoding DNA primase catalytic subunit PriS — protein MDERTRQFVVSAFQNYYSTADIKLPPDFTSREWGFIEFTSGQDTFMKRHRAFGSEGELHDYLRGIGPAHAYYSVAYYEYPGAPKMKEKNWLKADLIFDIDSDHLPGGINSYADMLEKGKRETLKLLEFLMDDFGFREEQVHAVFSGGRGYHFHISEESVLSLGSAERREIVDYVSSKGLNLEKIFSKKDISGDAGAESAKMSVFPSEDDGGWGGRINRYLITYLSSIAKDEDAVKILSGFKGVGKTTAEKLVDAFQDESRIAALKNGKMDALGGFKKDILMTIVNQGVEQMAACVDEPVTADIKRLIRLPGSLHGKSGMKVTALSIDELESFEPLNDAVVFSDKSVKIKVIKPFAVQMKGKDLMVEEGVQEVPEYAAIYLMCRGVAEYGR, from the coding sequence ATGGATGAAAGGACTAGACAGTTTGTAGTATCTGCATTCCAGAACTACTATTCTACAGCAGATATAAAGTTACCACCTGATTTCACTTCAAGAGAATGGGGTTTCATTGAGTTTACCAGCGGTCAGGATACTTTCATGAAAAGACACCGTGCTTTTGGTTCTGAGGGAGAACTCCATGATTACCTGCGCGGAATCGGGCCTGCACATGCATACTATTCTGTTGCATACTACGAATACCCGGGCGCTCCTAAAATGAAAGAGAAGAACTGGCTCAAAGCCGATCTTATTTTTGATATTGATTCTGACCACCTGCCCGGAGGAATAAATTCCTACGCTGACATGCTTGAGAAAGGAAAAAGAGAAACGCTGAAACTCCTTGAGTTCCTGATGGATGATTTCGGATTCAGGGAAGAACAGGTGCATGCAGTATTTTCCGGAGGTAGAGGTTATCATTTCCATATCAGTGAAGAGTCTGTACTTTCACTTGGAAGTGCGGAGAGAAGGGAAATTGTGGATTACGTCAGTTCAAAGGGACTGAATCTTGAAAAGATATTTTCCAAGAAAGATATTTCCGGTGATGCTGGTGCAGAATCTGCCAAGATGTCTGTTTTCCCCTCCGAAGATGATGGAGGTTGGGGTGGACGAATTAACCGATATCTTATCACATACCTGAGTTCTATCGCAAAAGATGAAGATGCAGTCAAGATACTAAGTGGTTTCAAAGGAGTTGGGAAGACTACAGCGGAAAAGCTTGTGGATGCTTTTCAGGATGAATCAAGGATTGCTGCATTAAAAAATGGGAAAATGGATGCACTTGGTGGATTTAAAAAAGACATACTAATGACAATTGTCAATCAGGGTGTTGAACAGATGGCAGCCTGTGTCGATGAGCCTGTCACCGCAGATATAAAGAGACTTATCAGGCTTCCGGGCTCACTACATGGAAAATCAGGGATGAAAGTAACTGCACTCTCAATTGATGAACTTGAATCCTTTGAACCGCTAAATGATGCAGTAGTATTTAGCGACAAGTCGGTAAAAATAAAAGTGATTAAACCTTTTGCAGTGCAGATGAAAGGTAAAGACCTCATGGTTGAGGAAGGCGTACAGGAAGTTCCTGAATATGCCGCAATATACCTTATGTGCAGAGGTGTAGCAGAATATGGACGGTAA
- a CDS encoding proteasome assembly chaperone family protein, with product MKEIEVIHIKEDVELNNPVLIVGLPGVGHVGKLVAEHLVEELEAEKLLEIYSHHFPPQVLVDENSEIQLVNNEMFVCHTEKHDIIALIGDHQSSSTEGHYKLCTLYLDLAMEFGVKRIYTLGGFPTGQLTHTDEVLGAVNNIELIDELKEYGVNFKENEPGGGIVGASGLLLGLCKFKKIDAACLMGLTSGYLVDPKSAQSLLKVICKVFDIDIDVGPLEERAKEMEKIVARLKEVEQQQKGMPEMSTAKDEDLRYIG from the coding sequence GTGAAAGAAATAGAGGTAATACACATAAAAGAAGATGTGGAGCTTAACAATCCAGTGCTCATTGTTGGTCTGCCAGGAGTAGGGCACGTAGGAAAACTTGTTGCCGAACATCTGGTGGAAGAGCTTGAAGCAGAGAAACTTCTGGAGATATATTCACACCATTTCCCACCTCAGGTTCTTGTTGATGAAAACAGCGAAATACAGCTTGTTAACAACGAGATGTTTGTTTGCCACACGGAAAAACACGATATTATTGCACTAATTGGTGACCATCAAAGTTCTTCAACAGAAGGTCATTACAAACTTTGTACACTTTACCTTGATCTTGCAATGGAATTCGGCGTTAAGAGAATATACACTCTTGGAGGATTCCCAACAGGACAACTTACTCATACTGATGAAGTACTTGGAGCGGTCAATAACATCGAGCTTATTGATGAACTTAAAGAGTACGGAGTCAACTTCAAAGAAAACGAACCCGGAGGAGGAATCGTTGGGGCATCCGGTCTTCTTCTTGGACTTTGCAAGTTCAAGAAAATAGATGCGGCCTGTCTCATGGGACTTACTTCAGGTTATCTTGTAGACCCAAAGAGTGCACAGTCACTCCTCAAAGTCATATGCAAGGTATTTGACATTGACATTGACGTTGGTCCACTTGAAGAGCGTGCCAAGGAAATGGAAAAAATAGTTGCGAGACTTAAGGAAGTGGAGCAGCAACAAAAAGGCATGCCCGAAATGAGCACTGCCAAAGATGAAGACCTGAGATACATTGGCTAA
- a CDS encoding 30S ribosomal protein S27e, with the protein MINKPKSRFLRVKCNDCENEQVIFGSASRKVTCLVCGRTLAEPTGGKSTITTHILEVLE; encoded by the coding sequence ATGATTAACAAACCAAAAAGCAGATTCTTACGCGTAAAATGCAATGATTGTGAGAACGAGCAGGTAATTTTCGGCAGTGCAAGCCGCAAGGTAACATGCCTTGTATGCGGAAGAACACTTGCAGAACCTACCGGCGGCAAATCAACAATCACAACACACATACTCGAAGTACTCGAGTAA